The following is a genomic window from Hallerella porci.
TGGCAAATTTCAAATTCAAAGAATCGCTTTCTTGACACTGATTGACAAGGTCAAATTGAATTTGATTTTTCGTTTTGAAAATGACTTGGGGCATGATTCCGCGATATAAATTCGAATCTGTTTTGGTTAAACGAATTAAATTTCCATCGACATCTAAAATGCAAGGATTTTTCATTTGCGAAAGTTGGAGCGCAAAAGGCATATTTTCGTAAAGCTCATTTGCATTTTCTAAATCCTTGAAATCACTAGGGAGAGCAAGCGTTACAGCGCCTTTAAATTCTGCATCCAGCGAAGAATCGAAATTGAGAGAATCTTCTACAACATTCCACGAAACAAAAACGCTTTTAGAATTTCCGTTTGCGGAATTGATTTTTACCGAATCAAATTTTCCTACAGGAAAACTGTCTAAAACCATGATGCCAGAATTGCATTCTAAAGAATCGGCGATGCGAGTGTAATTGATTTTTGAAACGAAAATGGTATCGCCTAAAGTATCTGCGTGCGTTTGATTTAAAACTAAAGTGTCGCCGGCATTGATACCTAAATTTTTTGAGGAAACAAGAATGCGTGCGGTTTTATTGCCTGTGTTTGTTTCGATTAAAATGCCTGCAGAATCCGTTGAGTTTGTGGAACAACTTTCCAAAAATAAAATAGCAGCACTGGCAAAAATGAATTTTGTGAATTGCATAAACACTCCTATTTTTTACTCGAATTTTCAATTGTCAAGTTGCTGAAAAAATGCAGGTTAATGTGTTCAACGACTTCGGGCTTTTCTAAATCAGAACTCACAATTTTTCGAACAGCATCTTTAAATTTTTCGACAGCGTTTTCAATTTTCTTTTGGGCATTTTTTGAAACGGCAAAAGTAAAAGTTGTCATGTCGCGCGAATTATCTTTGGATTCAAGAGCTTGCTTTGAAAGTTCTAAGCATTGCTTTTGATATTGCAAAACCATCTGACTTTTACATTGTTGCACTGTTGCTAAGCTTTCTTTTGTGGGTTTCCAAAAGCCTTTTTCATTTTTGCAAATTAGATTCATTTTTTGCATCAACGCCAAGCTTTCTTGCAAATTTTTTTCGGAAACGGGCGGAAATATTTTTTGTGAAATCTCTGTTAAATCTTCATTGACATTTAAAACTTCTAAAATCGCATAAAGCGTGCTATTGTACCAATTAGAAAAAAATGCGTAACTATCGGGGTTTAAAATCGCTTGCGAGTTTTTGTTGAGTTTCATCATGGTTTCGAAAGCTTTATCTTTGACTTCGGCGGATTTTCCTTGGTCAAAAAGAATCATCGCTTCGAAATATTTCGCTTCGGTTCCTTTTAATCCAATGACATTTTCAAAGCGTTCTATCATCGTGTCGGTGACGCGTTTGCCTTGCACTACATCGTTAAAATAACTACGAGTATTCGGAAGTCCTAAAAGATTGCAAAATTCGGTACGCGAAAAATGAGGCTCTTTTAATTGCCTTTGCGCTTGGTAATGCGCTAAAAATTTTCGGAATTTCGTAAATTCAAAAATATTTGCAAATTCATTCATGCTATTAAATATAGTCAAATTGAATTAAAAAACATAGTACAATTTATAGTAGAATATAGAATTTTATAAAAAAGGAAGTTTTTTCTGGAATTTTACAAAATTATAGTACACATTGTAGTAAAATGAATTATATTTAGGATTGTAGTACAATGTATAGTACATTGAAAACTGCCCAAAAGGAGTGTGTTATGAAAAACTGGAAAGAATTAGGCGTTTTAGAATTCTTGTGCAAAGCGCTTTTCTTTGGCATTGCATTCGTTTTTATCGCAAGCGCTTTTGTGAATGCACAAACGATTCAAAACGATGTGTTTTGGAAAACGGTTGATGGAAAAAATATTTATTCGCAAGGCGGTGGCGTTTTGCAAGTGGGCGATACTTATTATTGGTATGGCGTAAAATATGCAGGTGCTGAAACTTATGCAAAAAATCCGACAAAGAAAAATAGCGATACAGGATTTTTAGGAGTCACTTGTTATTCTTCAAAAGATTTAGTCAATTGGAAAGACGAAGGAATTGTTTTAAAACCAGATCAAGCCGCGGGCGGATGGTTTGGACGCATTGGTGTTGTCTACAATAAAAAGACAAAAAAATATGTGCTTGCAGGACAAGGCGGAAGCCCCAAATGGGAATTTGGCGAATACTTTGCAACGAGCAGTTCTCCGACGGGACCGTTTAAATTTGCTCGCGTTCAAACCGAAAGTCAAATGACATTTTTTGTGAATAATGGAACGGGTGACCAAACGCTTTTTCAAGATGACGATGGAAAAGCATACGTGATTTGTTCGAATGTAAAAGGGCGCACAAATTTGTATGTTGCACCGCTTCGCGATTCAGATTTTTTAGAAATTGATGGTTCTAAAACGGTGAATATTCACAAAAGCCGTGTGGGCGGCCGCGAAGGAAATGCCATGTTTAAGTACGACGGAAAATATTATTTCTGCTCTTCGGATTTGCACGGCTGGAATACATCGCAAACTTATTGCATGTCGGCGACAAATATTTTAGGCCCATACAGTCAAGAATTTGTACTTGATGGCTCACAAAATGATTTTAGCCATGTGACGCAAACAGGATTTTTTGTAAGTGTGAAAGGATCAAAAGGTTCGTTTGTAATTTATGCTGGTGACCGTTGGAGTGACTTTGCTGGAAATGGACTTGGATTTAATCAATGGATGCCGATTACTTTTGAAACAGGCAAGCCAAAATTTCATTCGGTGAGCCAGTGGAAAATAAATGCAAAAGAAGGTTTATGGGAAGTAGGCGATGGAAATAATTATTGCTTGAATCCTTCTTTTGAAGCAGACCGTGTTTCGCAAACAACGCTTACGGGCTGGAATTTAAAAGGCGCAGATGCCAATAACATTAACTCCACTTCGAAAAAACGCACAGGAAGATTTGGACTTTATTTAGATGGAAATAAAACAATTTCGCAGACTTTAAATGTCCCCAATGGAACTTACACGCTTTCGTCTTTTACACAAAGTAGTGGCGGACAAAAATCCGCAAAAATGTTCGCCAAAGATTTTGGAAATAATGAAAAGAATGTGGGAATTTCAAAAGCTTCGAATTGGGAAAAGAAAACCGTTTCGGATATCAATGTAACTGCAGGAAAAATCACCATTGGTTTTGTAAATGAAGGTGCAAGTGGACAATGGATTTCGATTGATGACATTGAACTGATTAAAAAGGCTGCACCTAAAATCGATACGGTTAAAAAAGCTACCGCAAAAGCAGATACTGCGATTGTGGATACGATGAAAAGAGATACCGTAAAAATTGATACCGCAAAAACAGATACATTAAAAGCCGATTCGACAAAGAAAGATACGACCGAAAATAAAACCGCCATTTCATTTGGAACATTCAATCAAAATAGTTTCCAAGTTCATTTTGATAATTGCAGCAGAACACTCCAAGTTGAAAATGCTCCGGCAAATGGAAAATTGCAACTGTTGAATATCAAAGGAAAAGTTGTATTTGAAACGGCTTTGCAACGTGGAAATTCGGCAGAAACATACGCGCTTCCCAACACAGTGCGTAGCGGAATTTATTATGTAAAAATTTCGGCGAATGGGTTTAAATCAAAAGTTCAAAAAATTAAGGTTTTGAATTAGGAGGTTTTATGAAACAAATTCAGAAAGTTTGCGTTGGTTTGACATTCACACTTGCGTCAATTTCTTTAGCGCATGCGGCGCGAAATTTTGAATACCTTGACAGAGGCGTTGTGGCGGTGAGGCAGAATAACACATCGGCGCTGGTTTCTTTTAGGAGCTTGTTTGACGACGACAAGAATTTGGCGTTTAATGTTTACCGCGTCACAGGAAAAGACACGGTCAAGGTGAATGCATCTCCTTTGACAAAGGGCACAAATGTCGTCGATAAAAAAGTGGACTTTTCAAAAGAGAACACTTATTTTGTCACCAAGATTTTAAATGGAGTCGAGCTTAAAACAAAGGGCTCTTACACGATGCCTAAAAATAAAGGCGTCGGGCCCTACATCACAGTTCCGATTAAGGCGGGAAGCAAAATTCACTTTGTGTGGGTAGGCGATTTAGACGGCGATGGCGCTTACGATTACGTACTCGACCGCTATAGCGATAACCATCAAAAACTAGAGGCGTATTCGAGCAAGGGGAAATTCTTGTGGGAAATTGATTTAGGCGCAAACAGCGAAAACAAGAACAACATCAGCCCGGGCGCATCGACGATTGACGTGGGAATGTGGGACGGCGCAACGGTTTATGATATCGATAGCGACGGTTATGCAGAACTGATTTTGCGCATCGCTGACGGCGTAAAATTTGGCGACGGAAACGTTTATCAAAATGCAGTGGCGAACGCACAAGCGATTGCAATCATCGACGGGCGCACCGGAAAATTGAAAGCGACCGCTGACGTTCCCAAAGATTACATCAAAATTGGTCCGATGGCGACGATGATGGAAATCGGATACTTGGACGGGAAAAATCCGAGTGTCGTTTGTTGGTTTAAAAATCGAAATGCCAACAAATCATTTAACAGTTTAATGGTTGCTTACGGTTATCAAAATGGAAAATTCAAACAGCTTTGGAAATTTGACAATAAAAATGGATTTGCCGAAGCGCATCAAATCCGAATTGCCGATGTTGATTTTGACGGAAAAGATGAAGTGCTGCACATGGGTTATGCGTTAAATGGTGACGGCACGCTTCGTTACAGTATCGATAAAGTCGTTCATGGAGACCGCTGGTATGTGGGTGCGTTTAGCAAAAACGATAAAGTGATGATGGGCTACGGCATCCAGCAAAAAAATCCGAACGGACTTTTGGAATATTACTACAACGCATCGACCGGGAAAATCATTTGGAAACATTCTGTGGCGCCCGAAAATACGGTAGATGTCGGCCGCGGAGCCGTTGGAGACATCGACCCCAATTACGATGGCTTTGAAGTTTGGAGCTTTCAAGGAACCTACAACGGACCCACGGGCAAAAAAATTGCAGACAATTATATGTATCCCGTACAACGTTATTGGTGGGACGGAGACTTAGGTTCTGAAAGTTACAACGAAGGAAAAATCGAAAAGTGGGATTACAAGAACAAGGCTGTCAATCGCTTGCTTTCGACTTGGAAGGTTTACGAATCGTCGGGAAGCGAGCGCGGCGTTGCAATGTTCCATGGCGACATTTTGGGCGACTGGCGCGAAGAATCGATTCTCGTCAATTACACGAAAAATGAACTCGTGATTTTTACAACAGACATTGAAACAGAACACCGCATTTATAGCCTTGCACAAAATCCGTGTTATCGAAATGGCATGACGGCGAAAGGTTATGTGCAGGCAAGTATGCTCGATTATTTTTTAGGCTGGAATATGGATGCGCCCAAAACGCCAAATATTCAAATCATCGGCGGAAATCGCGAAGCTGAGTTTGGAAATCAAAAAATTTCAAGTTCCTCTGAAATGAAAAATTCGAGTTCTTCAAATTTTGATTTAAGCTCTTCGAGCATTTCATCATCAAGCGTTTCATCGTCTAGCGTGGAATTTTCTTCTAGTGCAAAGCAAGATAGCACGACTGCGATTTCACAATTAAAAAATTACAGAACCTGGAATATTTACCGCAACGAAAATTCTGTTTCGTTGATTGCTGGAAGCGAAAATGTTACAGCGAGACTTTTTGATCTGAACGGGAAATTACTCTTGCAAAAAAATGTTTCGGCACATGAAATGCTTGAAATTCCCACACGGCAATCGATGAGCTTGCTAATTGTGCAAAGCAAGAATCAAAGAGAGGTTTTAAAAATCAAAGGGAGTGTAAAATAAGCTTATCGGAGTTGACGTTCTCTGTTTTTTAGAAAGAAACTCACTGAAAATCACTCATGTAAACGGATTCAAGGCAAATCGCGCGGCAAAAATTTCTTTTGGAAATGTTGGCGTTGTAGAATTGCTAGGATTTCCTTCGAGAATAGTTTTACACGCTAGAAATTTAGTAGAAACTTTTGCGAATGCAAAAGGGAAACTCATTTCTCATTTTTCACTCCTAATTGAAGATAGAGTTTTTTCGCTGCGTCTTCGGGGTCTTTTGC
Proteins encoded in this region:
- a CDS encoding LamG domain-containing protein, which produces MQFTKFIFASAAILFLESCSTNSTDSAGILIETNTGNKTARILVSSKNLGINAGDTLVLNQTHADTLGDTIFVSKINYTRIADSLECNSGIMVLDSFPVGKFDSVKINSANGNSKSVFVSWNVVEDSLNFDSSLDAEFKGAVTLALPSDFKDLENANELYENMPFALQLSQMKNPCILDVDGNLIRLTKTDSNLYRGIMPQVIFKTKNQIQFDLVNQCQESDSLNLKFANHAEFFDELKNDNSSILGHARWSDSTDNWYYIDNVKIFSDDNYGGISIWFNADSLDLKDYAQIIAAKNDSTGFKLQKRGNSGAVNLRIDTKGGVYNAVFGRANGVLDGKWHQYTFKIHQDTVTTFIDGNLIGETQFNIGQGLSSAINPGIGYGGFTGGVDELYFLTGRESNNWIKLFYALQKSSQE
- a CDS encoding TIGR02147 family protein — translated: MNEFANIFEFTKFRKFLAHYQAQRQLKEPHFSRTEFCNLLGLPNTRSYFNDVVQGKRVTDTMIERFENVIGLKGTEAKYFEAMILFDQGKSAEVKDKAFETMMKLNKNSQAILNPDSYAFFSNWYNSTLYAILEVLNVNEDLTEISQKIFPPVSEKNLQESLALMQKMNLICKNEKGFWKPTKESLATVQQCKSQMVLQYQKQCLELSKQALESKDNSRDMTTFTFAVSKNAQKKIENAVEKFKDAVRKIVSSDLEKPEVVEHINLHFFSNLTIENSSKK
- a CDS encoding family 43 glycosylhydrolase — encoded protein: MKNWKELGVLEFLCKALFFGIAFVFIASAFVNAQTIQNDVFWKTVDGKNIYSQGGGVLQVGDTYYWYGVKYAGAETYAKNPTKKNSDTGFLGVTCYSSKDLVNWKDEGIVLKPDQAAGGWFGRIGVVYNKKTKKYVLAGQGGSPKWEFGEYFATSSSPTGPFKFARVQTESQMTFFVNNGTGDQTLFQDDDGKAYVICSNVKGRTNLYVAPLRDSDFLEIDGSKTVNIHKSRVGGREGNAMFKYDGKYYFCSSDLHGWNTSQTYCMSATNILGPYSQEFVLDGSQNDFSHVTQTGFFVSVKGSKGSFVIYAGDRWSDFAGNGLGFNQWMPITFETGKPKFHSVSQWKINAKEGLWEVGDGNNYCLNPSFEADRVSQTTLTGWNLKGADANNINSTSKKRTGRFGLYLDGNKTISQTLNVPNGTYTLSSFTQSSGGQKSAKMFAKDFGNNEKNVGISKASNWEKKTVSDINVTAGKITIGFVNEGASGQWISIDDIELIKKAAPKIDTVKKATAKADTAIVDTMKRDTVKIDTAKTDTLKADSTKKDTTENKTAISFGTFNQNSFQVHFDNCSRTLQVENAPANGKLQLLNIKGKVVFETALQRGNSAETYALPNTVRSGIYYVKISANGFKSKVQKIKVLN
- a CDS encoding rhamnogalacturonan lyase family protein — protein: MKQIQKVCVGLTFTLASISLAHAARNFEYLDRGVVAVRQNNTSALVSFRSLFDDDKNLAFNVYRVTGKDTVKVNASPLTKGTNVVDKKVDFSKENTYFVTKILNGVELKTKGSYTMPKNKGVGPYITVPIKAGSKIHFVWVGDLDGDGAYDYVLDRYSDNHQKLEAYSSKGKFLWEIDLGANSENKNNISPGASTIDVGMWDGATVYDIDSDGYAELILRIADGVKFGDGNVYQNAVANAQAIAIIDGRTGKLKATADVPKDYIKIGPMATMMEIGYLDGKNPSVVCWFKNRNANKSFNSLMVAYGYQNGKFKQLWKFDNKNGFAEAHQIRIADVDFDGKDEVLHMGYALNGDGTLRYSIDKVVHGDRWYVGAFSKNDKVMMGYGIQQKNPNGLLEYYYNASTGKIIWKHSVAPENTVDVGRGAVGDIDPNYDGFEVWSFQGTYNGPTGKKIADNYMYPVQRYWWDGDLGSESYNEGKIEKWDYKNKAVNRLLSTWKVYESSGSERGVAMFHGDILGDWREESILVNYTKNELVIFTTDIETEHRIYSLAQNPCYRNGMTAKGYVQASMLDYFLGWNMDAPKTPNIQIIGGNREAEFGNQKISSSSEMKNSSSSNFDLSSSSISSSSVSSSSVEFSSSAKQDSTTAISQLKNYRTWNIYRNENSVSLIAGSENVTARLFDLNGKLLLQKNVSAHEMLEIPTRQSMSLLIVQSKNQREVLKIKGSVK